ttatcttcattttttcaataaaaatttcagTGTCATTTCTTATTATGGATATTGTTAAAATAAtgtatacaaaataaataaaattttcaatttatttttaatagattcttTTCCTAATCCTAGGTTTTAAAGGGTTCTATCACAGAGCGTTGATGCGAACCTTAGCCCATCAACTAGTTAGAGAAATTTGGGAAAATGTTCAAAAGTTGCCATCGGAGCAGTTTCAGAAATATTCCTCTACAATTTTTCTTGCTGCAAAGTTGGGGAATGTTGAATTTATAACTATACTTCTAGAGTCTAATCCTGACCTCATATGGATGGTTGATAAAAAGAAGCGAAATATATTTCACATTTCTATTCGATATCGGCAAGAGAGTATATTCATCCTAATACATGAGATAGGCGTTTTTAAGGATATGATTGCAACAAATTGTGACATAAAGAGCAACAACCTGCTGCACTTGGCTGGAAAATTGGTTGATGTGGATAGACTAAATATTGTATCAGGTGCAACCCTTCATATGCAACGGGAGCTATTATGGTTTAAGGTGTGTTGATATTATTGTAGCTTCCTTTATTCTAATTCCATACATATTGGTCACAATTTTATTGTTCAATTTACACATCGGTTATTGTAGGAGGTTGAAAAGATTGTACCCCTTGCATTCTTGAAGGCGAAGAATTACAGAGGAAAAACACCCAaggatttatttaaaaaaacacatgaaaaGTTACGTAAAGATGGTGAAAAGTGGATGAGGGGCACGGCAAGGCATTGCATGCTTGTTTCAACGCTGATTGCCACTGTGGTTTTCGCTGCAACCTTCACTGTACCAGGTAGTAATGATCAACAAA
This DNA window, taken from Alnus glutinosa chromosome 5, dhAlnGlut1.1, whole genome shotgun sequence, encodes the following:
- the LOC133869251 gene encoding ankyrin repeat-containing protein NPR4-like; the encoded protein is MRTLAHQLVREIWENVQKLPSEQFQKYSSTIFLAAKLGNVEFITILLESNPDLIWMVDKKKRNIFHISIRYRQESIFILIHEIGVFKDMIATNCDIKSNNLLHLAGKLVDVDRLNIVSGATLHMQRELLWFKEVEKIVPLAFLKAKNYRGKTPKDLFKKTHEKLRKDGEKWMRGTARHCMLVSTLIATVVFAATFTVPGSNDQQKGTPILLKHDWFLVFFISDSIALLSSSTSILIFLSILTSRYTKRDFVSSIPKRLMFGLTALFISIVGMVVAFGATCFLVYQRKGTSVPIVINALACVPICSYILLHYKLLVDIINSTYLSRFLFRSRKRMFC